GCGTCAGCGTTCACCACGACATAGTCTTCGTGCTGGGCCATCACGCGGAGCTGAGCGGAAAACTGCGAGAGATCGGTGCCTTCAGTCCCTACTGCGAACTTCACGACCGATCCTCCATCCCGAACATACTGTTGGAGGTACTCTTTTTGAAGGATCGTTAACCATTCATGTGGTGACATTGCCATCGTCAGACCTTCTAAGATGTTCGTATCGATTCACGATCGGACCGCAGGAACGAAAGGTAATACAGTCTCACCGTTCTTTCCTCACCCCAACGCTTCACTGCCTTATCCTGTCTTCACGAACGAGAGACCATAGTAGGTCTTCTCTCTCCCTCCCTGGGCGATCACCGTCAGGGTTCGATTCGCATCCCGGACGCCGGTACTGGCATGAAAATTTGCCCGATGCCCTTTCTTGGTCACGACGGTCCCGCTCTTATCCAATAGATACACATCACGACCAAATTCCTGTCGTGTGTACTCCGTCGCTTGCCAGGGCAACAGGGTTAAAAGTTGATACAGTTCGAGAAGAGGGATGACCGTTCCCGTGCCGATCAAATGCTTCCCTCGTCCGGCGACTACGATCGAATAGGCGGAGAACAACATTTCCAGGAAGGTCTGTGTTTTCAACCGTGGCGGCTTGTTCTGGACCTCTTTTAATTTCTTGACTAAGACGGATGGGCGGAGGCGGCTCTCCTTTGTACGATCAATGGCGACGGCTCGCTCCTTATGAAGAATCTGCAGCAACACGGGATAGGAAAAGAGATATCCATCATGTTCATAGATATTCACGCCCATTTGCTGAGCCGCAGACAGTAATTCCTCTCGATACCCTTTCCCCGATAAGTACCGTCCTTCATCGAAAAAATTCCAATTCTCTTGCGCCTTGCCAAAGTCACATCCAAGTGTCAGCGTCGCTTGCCTCGCTTCCTCCAACAACCGACGAAGTTTCACCAAATCTCCGACTTTGGCGGCATCCCGTAACTTTTTGTATGAGGTCGCGACGAGGCCGGCCGTTTTGACGAGCATCGCGGATTGCTCTTCCATGTCCGCAAGAGCCTGTTCAAGATTGAGTTCCTTCTTCGGGACATCCGGAGTACAATGATGGGCAGGCAATTCGGCCACGCAACTGGCAGATCCGACGCTGGATTGCTGTTCACTCATACACGTCCATCCCTCGTGCTATGCAGGAAAATATAGACTGGCTCACGTCGCGAACGATCGGTCAACCCGACATCCGTGAAAAAGCGACGTTCATCACACTATCGACTGCTGGACACGCTGTTGGTTTCTGGGGCTCATCGGTTTTTTTACATATTTCCTTAAAAGGCGCTCAATAAAACCCAAGAACATGACAGGCTGGCGAGTAATGGGCCAAGACGCATGGCGGCATCATTCCTCGAAAGACACAGAATGCGTGATGAGGTGACGAATCATGTGCAGTGACGATCATGAAGGACGGATATGAACCAGCCCCACTCGACACTTGGACAGGCCGTCATCACAGGAGCCTCAAGAGGCATCGGCGCAGAGTATGCCAGAGCCCTCGCCGGCGAAGGGTATTCCCTGCTCCTCGTGGCCAGGAATCAAGCTCGTTTAGAGCAGGTGGCCGGTGAAATTTCAGACGCGCATGCTATCGAGGTGAGAACGGCATGCATAGACTTGACGAACGACACTGCCTCTGACGAACTCTTCGAGACCGCGCAACGATCGCCTCTGCCCGTCGACCTGCTGATCAACAACGCGGGATTCGGGATGTTTGGGGCGTTTGTCCAGACACCCGTCGCTCAGGTCCAAGCCATGCTTCGATTGCACATCAATACCATCGTCGAAAGCACCCATCGTTTTTTACCCTCCATGATCGCGCGACGGAAGGGTACTATTATCAATGTCGCATCAGTGGCGGGATTTCTCCCAATCCCCTACATGGCTGAGTATGCCGCGACCAAGGCCTTTCTGATTTCATTTTCCGAAGCTCTGGCGGAGGAAGTCCGCGCATCCGGCGTGACGATTCAAGCCTGTTGCCCCGGCTCCACTCAAACCGACTTTCACCGAACAGCCGGACATCAACCCAAGAACCCCCTCGGCTCTCAAACCGTCCAGGAAGTCGTCAAAGCCTCCTTGAACGGTCTCAAGAAACGTCATGCTCGCGTCACGGTAGGCTGGCAAGGCAGGGCTATTGATTTCCTGACTCATTATATGCCCCGCTCTCTCCTCGTCCGCATGGCCGGCAATCGGGCCAAACCCACCTCCCAAGATTGAAGTCCCTGTATCGCGTATACCCGCGCCGGACGCTCTCACTGACGGCACAAAACTTAACTAAACGCTCACAAAAACCGACAATGCTCATGAAGTGTCAAAAATTAGTCCATCAGGACCGACAGGGGATGATGTTTTTCATGGACGACTCCTAAATGTCCGGGCTCGTGGAGTATGTGGAACCTGATCAACAGACTAACAGCCTTATCTCTTATCGTACTTTTGATTGTACAAGCCGGGTGTGTCGTGACGCCGGAACGGTTAACCGAATCTGATATCCAGGCTCGCAT
The genomic region above belongs to Nitrospirales bacterium and contains:
- a CDS encoding SDR family oxidoreductase, translated to MNQPHSTLGQAVITGASRGIGAEYARALAGEGYSLLLVARNQARLEQVAGEISDAHAIEVRTACIDLTNDTASDELFETAQRSPLPVDLLINNAGFGMFGAFVQTPVAQVQAMLRLHINTIVESTHRFLPSMIARRKGTIINVASVAGFLPIPYMAEYAATKAFLISFSEALAEEVRASGVTIQACCPGSTQTDFHRTAGHQPKNPLGSQTVQEVVKASLNGLKKRHARVTVGWQGRAIDFLTHYMPRSLLVRMAGNRAKPTSQD